In Chthoniobacterales bacterium, one genomic interval encodes:
- the hflB gene encoding ATP-dependent zinc metalloprotease FtsH, translating to MLRVHPLITVSQNDPNSPRNRGPRGEEPQFNWRGLLLFAVAFALIGGALVFREGNLAPTDDLSYPKFSELLAAGKIVSTAERPLELIVEEGRNTQTLSGYYRKSVTVPPAKEPEERLAAFKTQVFMPFNGESVEKQLKDAGITPAVRAESNLLATTLVGLLPIAIFLILLYFIFRSQIKMAGRGALNFGKSKARMMAREKNKITFKDVAGVEEAKEEVSELVDFLKDPKKFQKLGGRIPKGVLMVGPPGTGKTLLARAIAGEADVPFFSISGSDFVEMFVGVGASRVRDMFEQGRKSAPCLIFIDEIDAVGRHRGHGMGGGHDEREQTLNALLVEMDGFDAQDGVIIIAATNRPDVLDPALLRPGRFDRQVTVNLPDVRGREEILRVHAKKVKVADTVDLAVIARGTPGYSGAELANVINEAALLAARKGLKAITTRELEEARDKVRWGKERRSMAISEKEKEVTAYHEAGHALLLELLEHTAPLHKVTIIPRGPSLGSTMWLPEEDKYNTRRKELLDHLVVIMGGRVAEDIVFGDVTSGARGDIKQATGIARKMVCQWGMSDKLGMIEYGEGDEHLFLARDFTRMRDYSEATAQAIDAEVKSLIDEAYARATQLLTANRKQLDLIAKALLEFETLEGSQIRDLIEHGEMKNPPPREPTPPPLPPEVAPAKAEDKKNEGTLPGDLAPVPA from the coding sequence ATGCTAAGAGTGCATCCTCTCATAACTGTGTCGCAAAACGATCCCAATTCACCAAGAAACCGCGGGCCGCGCGGGGAAGAACCTCAATTCAACTGGCGGGGGTTGCTGCTCTTCGCTGTGGCCTTCGCCCTGATCGGTGGCGCCCTGGTTTTCCGGGAGGGCAACCTCGCTCCCACCGATGACCTCAGCTACCCGAAGTTCTCCGAGTTGCTCGCCGCCGGAAAAATCGTCTCCACGGCCGAGCGTCCGCTCGAACTGATCGTCGAGGAAGGACGCAACACGCAGACTCTCTCGGGCTATTACCGCAAAAGCGTCACCGTCCCGCCCGCGAAAGAACCGGAAGAACGCCTCGCCGCTTTCAAGACCCAGGTTTTCATGCCCTTCAACGGCGAGTCCGTGGAAAAACAACTCAAGGACGCCGGCATCACACCCGCTGTGCGCGCCGAGTCGAACCTGCTCGCCACCACGCTCGTGGGCCTGCTGCCCATCGCCATATTCCTGATCCTGCTTTATTTCATCTTCCGCTCGCAGATCAAAATGGCCGGACGCGGCGCGCTCAACTTCGGCAAGAGCAAAGCCCGCATGATGGCGCGCGAGAAAAACAAGATCACTTTCAAGGACGTCGCCGGCGTGGAAGAAGCCAAAGAAGAAGTCTCCGAACTCGTCGATTTCCTCAAGGACCCGAAAAAATTCCAGAAGCTCGGCGGACGCATCCCCAAAGGTGTGCTCATGGTCGGCCCCCCGGGAACGGGCAAAACGCTCCTTGCACGCGCCATCGCCGGAGAAGCCGATGTCCCGTTTTTCTCCATCAGCGGCTCGGACTTCGTCGAAATGTTCGTCGGCGTCGGCGCCTCGCGCGTCCGCGACATGTTCGAGCAGGGACGCAAAAGCGCGCCGTGCCTCATCTTCATCGACGAAATCGACGCCGTCGGTCGCCATCGCGGACACGGCATGGGTGGCGGACACGACGAGCGCGAGCAGACGCTCAATGCGCTGCTCGTCGAGATGGACGGCTTTGACGCTCAGGACGGCGTGATCATCATCGCCGCGACCAACCGCCCCGACGTCCTCGACCCTGCGCTGCTTCGCCCCGGACGTTTCGACCGGCAGGTGACCGTCAATCTTCCCGATGTGCGCGGTCGCGAGGAAATCCTCAGGGTCCACGCGAAGAAAGTGAAAGTGGCCGACACGGTCGATCTCGCGGTCATCGCCCGCGGCACGCCGGGCTACTCCGGCGCCGAGCTGGCGAATGTCATCAACGAAGCCGCGCTCCTCGCTGCGCGCAAAGGACTCAAAGCCATCACCACACGGGAACTCGAAGAAGCCCGGGACAAAGTCCGCTGGGGCAAAGAGCGCCGCAGCATGGCGATCAGCGAAAAAGAAAAAGAAGTCACCGCCTACCACGAGGCGGGGCACGCCTTGCTGCTGGAGTTGCTCGAACACACCGCGCCGCTGCACAAGGTGACGATCATCCCGCGCGGACCGTCCCTCGGCTCGACCATGTGGCTGCCGGAGGAGGACAAATACAACACGCGCCGCAAGGAATTGCTCGACCACCTTGTTGTCATCATGGGCGGACGCGTGGCCGAGGACATCGTGTTCGGCGACGTGACCAGCGGCGCACGCGGCGACATCAAGCAGGCCACCGGCATCGCCCGCAAGATGGTCTGCCAGTGGGGCATGAGCGACAAACTCGGCATGATCGAATACGGCGAGGGCGACGAGCACCTTTTCCTCGCCCGCGATTTCACCCGCATGCGCGATTACAGCGAAGCGACCGCACAGGCCATCGACGCCGAGGTGAAATCCCTCATTGACGAGGCTTACGCGCGCGCCACGCAACTGCTCACGGCCAACCGCAAGCAGCTCGACCTCATCGCCAAGGCGCTCCTCGAATTCGA
- a CDS encoding DUF2334 domain-containing protein, producing MGEDQMSGRRAESFAVSIHDVSPWTRPAVEKMLGDLAGHGVRITSLLVVPDHHRRGSLVDHPDFLAWLRGLQSAGHEIVLHGFFHRREQSGGGWLQHLLTEHYTAGEGEFYDLSYADARERMEDGREMLTGAGLEVPGFIAPAWLLGDEARDAARNLGFAYTTLLGGVLDLRTDEWTPSQSLVYSVRSAWRRQASLAWNAQLAWRLCNRPLLRLGLHPPDWEHDQIRAQALRLARKAAAARRVIRYRDWVGA from the coding sequence ATGGGGGAAGATCAAATGAGCGGACGTCGCGCGGAATCCTTCGCGGTCTCTATCCACGACGTAAGTCCTTGGACCCGCCCCGCGGTGGAAAAAATGCTCGGGGACCTCGCCGGCCACGGCGTCCGGATCACTTCGCTGCTGGTTGTGCCCGACCACCACCGCCGCGGAAGCTTGGTGGACCATCCGGATTTTCTCGCGTGGCTGCGCGGTCTGCAATCGGCCGGGCACGAGATTGTGCTGCACGGTTTTTTCCACCGCCGCGAACAGTCCGGCGGCGGATGGTTGCAGCATTTGCTCACCGAGCATTACACGGCGGGCGAGGGGGAGTTTTACGATCTGAGCTACGCGGACGCGCGCGAAAGGATGGAAGACGGCCGGGAAATGCTCACCGGCGCGGGCCTCGAAGTTCCGGGTTTCATCGCCCCGGCGTGGCTGCTCGGCGACGAGGCGCGCGATGCGGCGCGCAACCTCGGGTTTGCCTACACGACGTTGCTCGGGGGCGTGCTCGATCTCCGCACGGACGAATGGACGCCTTCACAGTCGCTCGTTTACAGCGTGCGCAGCGCGTGGCGACGTCAGGCGAGTCTGGCATGGAACGCGCAACTGGCCTGGCGTCTTTGCAACCGCCCGCTTTTGCGCCTCGGTTTGCACCCGCCCGATTGGGAGCACGATCAGATCCGTGCGCAGGCTCTGCGGTTGGCGCGCAAAGCGGCGGCCGCACGCCGTGTGATCCGTTACCGCGATTGGGTCGGGGCTTAG
- the folP gene encoding dihydropteroate synthase, with translation MIWRTARRTFDLADGGIIMGIVNVTPDSFSDGGSFAKVEDAVRHGLRLAEEGAAILDIGGESTRPGAAPVEAAEEIRRVVPVIEKLARGTHVALSIDTSKAAVARAAIGAGAEIVNDVTALLGDEGMASVVAEHKAGVVLMHMQGTPRTMQNAPHYDDVAREVLGFLGSRIEAALDAGIPSENIAVDPGIGFGKTAEHNLQLIAAMESFAALGRPVLLGASRKSFLAAAAGCTDTNDRDIPTAALTALGRERGAHIFRVHAVRPNLQALRLAEALSSAR, from the coding sequence ATGATCTGGCGCACGGCCCGCCGCACGTTCGACCTTGCCGACGGCGGGATCATCATGGGCATCGTCAACGTGACGCCCGACTCGTTTTCCGACGGCGGGTCCTTCGCCAAGGTGGAGGACGCGGTGCGGCACGGCCTTCGCCTCGCGGAGGAAGGCGCAGCGATCCTCGACATCGGAGGCGAATCGACACGCCCGGGTGCGGCACCCGTGGAGGCCGCGGAAGAAATCCGCCGTGTCGTGCCGGTGATTGAGAAACTCGCGCGTGGCACCCACGTCGCGCTGAGCATCGACACATCGAAGGCCGCGGTGGCCCGCGCAGCGATCGGAGCCGGCGCGGAAATCGTCAACGATGTCACCGCCTTGCTCGGAGACGAAGGCATGGCTTCGGTGGTCGCGGAGCACAAAGCCGGTGTTGTTCTCATGCACATGCAGGGCACGCCGCGCACGATGCAAAACGCCCCGCATTACGACGATGTGGCGCGCGAGGTGCTGGGATTTTTGGGCTCGCGCATCGAAGCCGCGCTGGATGCGGGGATCCCGAGCGAAAACATTGCTGTCGATCCGGGCATCGGCTTCGGCAAAACCGCGGAGCACAACCTGCAACTCATTGCCGCGATGGAGTCCTTCGCCGCGCTCGGGCGACCCGTTCTCCTGGGTGCTTCGCGAAAATCGTTCCTCGCCGCCGCCGCCGGTTGCACGGATACCAACGATCGCGACATCCCCACCGCCGCCCTCACAGCCCTCGGACGCGAACGCGGTGCGCACATTTTCCGCGTGCACGCTGTGCGTCCGAACTTGCAGGCGCTGCGCCTTGCGGAGGCACTCTCATCCGCAAGGTAG